In a genomic window of Sulfurimonas denitrificans DSM 1251:
- a CDS encoding response regulator transcription factor: MKKILMIEDDLELAEILTEYLQQFGFDVVTEDDPFKAVSILKLEPFDLVILDLTLPGMDGLEVCEAIRERQDIPIIISSARSDVTDKVKALELGADDYIPKPYDPRELEARIHSVLRRYEAKSQQKEESKSDFKCDMSSMMITYRGRNIDLTNAEFGILSYMIAKQGLVVSREDLIHNVNAINEDSSNKSIDVMVGRIRNKLGDKSLIESVRGVGYKLLK, from the coding sequence ATGAAAAAAATATTAATGATTGAAGATGATTTGGAACTTGCTGAAATTCTTACGGAGTACTTACAGCAGTTTGGATTTGATGTTGTTACAGAAGATGACCCTTTTAAAGCGGTTAGTATCTTAAAGTTGGAACCATTTGATTTGGTTATCCTTGATTTAACTCTTCCTGGAATGGATGGTTTAGAAGTTTGTGAAGCAATTCGTGAGCGTCAAGACATACCTATAATCATCTCTTCAGCTAGAAGTGATGTAACAGATAAAGTAAAAGCGTTAGAACTTGGTGCGGATGATTATATTCCAAAGCCTTACGATCCCAGAGAACTTGAGGCTAGAATCCACTCAGTTTTAAGACGTTATGAAGCAAAATCACAACAAAAAGAGGAGTCAAAGAGCGACTTTAAATGTGACATGTCTTCGATGATGATTACATATCGCGGAAGAAACATAGACCTTACAAATGCTGAATTTGGCATACTCTCATATATGATTGCAAAGCAAGGTTTAGTGGTTTCAAGAGAAGATTTGATTCATAATGTAAATGCTATAAATGAAGACTCTTCAAACAAAAGTATTGATGTTATGGTCGGTAGAATAAGAAATAAACTTGGAGACAAATCTCTAATCGAATCTGTTAGAGGCGTTGGATATAAACTTCTTAAATAG
- a CDS encoding ferritin-like domain-containing protein, with the protein MAKFGNSIIKGLEISEIITILNRAYADEWLAYYQYFIEAKVVKGIMKDAAIAELTQHAADELRHANMVADRILQLGGTPLLNPKDWFTHTNCGYEEPTHFDVVNILQDSIKGEQCAISIYSTLVDMTRDKDIVTYDIVSQILADEVEHEEDLQALHDDITEFITDLKKSLN; encoded by the coding sequence ATGGCAAAGTTTGGAAATTCGATTATCAAAGGTTTAGAGATTAGTGAGATAATCACTATATTAAACAGAGCTTATGCTGATGAGTGGTTGGCATATTATCAATACTTTATTGAAGCTAAAGTTGTAAAAGGAATTATGAAAGATGCGGCTATTGCGGAACTTACGCAGCATGCAGCAGATGAGCTAAGACATGCTAACATGGTAGCGGACAGAATTTTACAACTAGGCGGTACTCCTCTGCTAAATCCAAAAGATTGGTTTACACATACAAATTGTGGATATGAAGAACCAACACACTTTGATGTTGTAAATATACTGCAAGACTCTATCAAAGGCGAGCAGTGTGCTATATCTATCTACTCAACACTAGTTGATATGACAAGAGATAAAGATATAGTTACTTATGATATTGTTTCTCAAATATTAGCAGATGAAGTGGAGCATGAAGAGGATTTACAGGCCTTACATGACGATATTACAGAGTTTATAACAGACTTGAAAAAGTCTCTTAATTAA